A single genomic interval of Lathyrus oleraceus cultivar Zhongwan6 chromosome 7, CAAS_Psat_ZW6_1.0, whole genome shotgun sequence harbors:
- the LOC127103548 gene encoding uncharacterized protein LOC127103548, translating into MSSPPSPRTTTLTVQIAAMRDNFERLLREQGEQLQQRIDELERRPQNSNDGSGDEEERRRRRRQGGDNLRGIKIKVPTFVGKSDPEAYLEWETKLEQIFNCHNYSNLEKVQVASIEFKEYALVWWDQLTKDRRRYAERPIDTWEEMKRIMRRRFVPSYYHRELHNKLQRLTQGSKNVEEYFKEMEVLKTRDNVEEDDEATMARFLHGLNHDISDIVELHHYVEMDELVHQAIKVEQQLKRKSQARRNSTTFNSQSWKDKTKKEGASSSKEATVENKENEEIVEEEDGDYDEEFEEEIPSGDLLMVRRMLGSQIKEEDTSQRENLFHTRCFVQGKVCSLIIDGGSCTNVASTRLVSKLKLETKPHPKPYKLQWLNESVEMLVNKKVEVCFKIGKYEDVVLCDVVPMEASHLLLGRPWQFDRKANHDGYYNKYSFMYHDQKINLVPLNPSEEFKELFPKEVPGGLPPIRGIEHHIDLNPGASLPNRPAYRSNPQQT; encoded by the exons ATGTCTAGTCCACCTTCACCTAGAACAACAACTTTAACTGTTCAGATCGCAGCCATGCGTGACAATTttgaaagattgttaagagaaCAAGGTGAACAACTTCAACAAAGAATTGATGAGTTGGAAAGGAGACCCCAAAATTCTAATGATGGTAGTGGTGATGAGGAGGAAAGAAGACGTAGAAGGAGACAAGGGGGAGATAATTTGAGGGGCATAAAAATTAAAGTTCCAACTTTTGTTGGGAAGAGTGACCCGGAGGCATATCTAGAATGGGAGACTAAACTTGAACAAATTTTTAATTGTCACAATTATTCTAATCTTGAAAAAGTGCAGGTTGCTTCTATTGAGTTCAAGGAGTATGCCTTAGTTTGGTGGGATCAATTGACCAAAGATAGAAGGAGGTATGCAGAACGACCAATTGATACTTGGGAAGAGATGAAAAGAATCATGAGGAGAAGGTTTGTTCCTTCCTATTATCATAGGGAATTGCACAACAAATTGCAAAGACTCACTCAAGGTTCTAAAAATGTTGAAGAATATTTCAAGGAGATGGAAGTTCTCAAAACTAGAGATAATGTAGAGGAGGACGATGAAGCAACTATGGCTAGGTTTCTCCATGGTCTAAATCATGACATTAGTGACATAGTGGAACTTCATCACTATGTTGAAATGGATGAATTGGTACACCAAGCTATCAAAGTCGAACAACAACTCAAAAGAAAGAGCCAAGCAAGGAGAAATTCCACCACTTTCAATTCTCAAAGTTGGAAGGACAAAACAAAGAAAGAGGGTGCTTCATCATCTAAGGAAGCCACGGTTGAAAACAAAG aaaatgaagaaattGTTGAAGAGGAGGATGGTGATTATGATGAGGAGTTTGAAGAAGAAATACCTAGTGGAGATTTACTCATGGTGAGAAGAATGTTGGGAAGCCAAATAAAGGAGGAGGATACAAGTCAAAGAGAAAACCTTTTTCATACAAGATGCTTTGTGCAAGGAAAGGTTTGTTCTTTAATAATTGATGGAGGAAGTTGTACAAATGTTGCAAGCACGCGTCTGGTTTCTAAACTAAAATTGGAAACAAAACCTCACCCTAAGCCTTACAAACTCCAATGGCTTAATGAAAGTGTAGAAATGCTTGTTAATAAAAAAGTTGAGGTTTGTTttaaaattggaaaatatgaGGATGTAGTGTTGTGTGATGTAGTACCAATGGAAGCTAGTCATTTGTTATTAGGTAGGCCTTGGCAATTTGATAGAAAAGCCAATCATGATGGGTACTACAATAAGTACTCTTTTATGTATCATGATCAAAAGATCAATCTTGTACCGTTAAATCCTAGTGAG GAATTTAAAGAATTGTTTCCGAAAGAGGTGCCAGGTGGTTTACCACCTATAAGAGGAATTGAACATCATATTGATCTCAATCCAGGAGCATCTTTGCCTAATAGGCCAGCATATAGAAGCAATCCACAACAAACTTAA